The following proteins are co-located in the Robbsia betulipollinis genome:
- a CDS encoding GMC family oxidoreductase, which produces MATIKKKHVDAVIVGFGWTGSIMAIELANAGLNVVALERGAPRETVPDFAYPQIVDEIKYSARNELLQNLAQTTLTLRHDKSATAVPYRQIGSFKPGEGVGGAGSHWSGVQSRVMPDELRMKSHITEKYGAKFIPEGMNLQDWGVSYDELEPSFNRFEKVCGTSGLAGNVQGQPVAGGNPFEGRRSEAYPLPPLPDHPTGRLFAKAATELGYKPFALPAGNASGPYTNEYGCQLGPCNFCGFCSDYGCLNYSKASPQTCIIPALNRKPNFELRTHAHVTRVNMDASGKRATGVTYIDAQGNEVEQTADIVVLAAFQLHNVHLMLLSKIGQPFNPDTNEGVVGRNFCYQLLNSVNMFWDKDTYINQFMGAGGGGQAIEEFNADNFDHKDLGFIGGGIIWGRQTGNGPVRGIPLPKGTPKWGSEWKRAAKDNFLHTGRIESQCSNMAYQANFLDLDPNYKDAYGSPLLRGTLDWQDNDLRACAYVADKMMEIGRKMGPTSMSGRILKPGTHWDTRAYQSTHISGGTSIGADPKTSVVNKYLQSWDVSNLFILGANNFAHGLGYNPTGLVGGMAYWAAENIKSQYLKAPGPMVQV; this is translated from the coding sequence ATGGCAACCATCAAGAAAAAACACGTCGACGCGGTCATCGTCGGATTCGGCTGGACCGGCTCGATCATGGCGATCGAACTCGCGAACGCGGGCCTGAACGTCGTCGCGCTCGAACGCGGCGCGCCGCGCGAAACCGTGCCGGATTTCGCGTATCCGCAGATCGTCGATGAAATCAAATACTCGGCGCGCAACGAATTGCTGCAGAACCTCGCGCAGACCACGCTGACGCTGCGCCACGACAAGAGCGCGACGGCGGTGCCGTATCGGCAGATCGGTTCGTTCAAGCCGGGCGAAGGCGTCGGCGGCGCCGGATCCCACTGGTCGGGCGTGCAATCGCGGGTCATGCCCGACGAACTGCGCATGAAGAGTCACATCACCGAAAAATACGGCGCGAAGTTCATTCCGGAAGGCATGAACCTGCAGGACTGGGGCGTGAGCTACGACGAACTCGAACCGTCGTTCAACCGTTTCGAGAAGGTCTGCGGCACCTCGGGCCTGGCCGGCAACGTGCAGGGCCAGCCGGTGGCGGGCGGCAATCCGTTCGAAGGACGGCGCTCGGAAGCGTATCCGCTGCCGCCGCTGCCGGATCACCCCACCGGACGACTGTTCGCGAAAGCCGCGACGGAGCTGGGCTACAAGCCTTTCGCGCTGCCCGCGGGCAATGCGTCGGGCCCCTATACCAATGAATATGGCTGCCAGCTCGGGCCGTGCAATTTCTGCGGTTTCTGTTCCGACTACGGCTGCCTGAACTACTCGAAGGCGTCGCCGCAGACCTGCATCATTCCGGCGTTGAATCGCAAACCCAATTTCGAGCTGCGCACGCACGCCCACGTCACCAGGGTCAACATGGATGCGAGCGGCAAGCGCGCCACGGGCGTGACGTATATCGATGCGCAGGGCAATGAAGTGGAGCAGACCGCCGACATCGTCGTGCTGGCCGCTTTTCAGTTGCACAACGTGCATCTGATGCTGCTGTCGAAGATCGGACAGCCCTTCAATCCCGACACCAACGAGGGCGTGGTCGGCCGCAATTTCTGCTACCAGCTGCTCAACAGCGTGAACATGTTCTGGGACAAGGACACGTACATCAACCAGTTCATGGGCGCGGGCGGCGGCGGTCAGGCGATCGAAGAATTCAACGCGGACAACTTCGACCACAAGGACCTCGGCTTCATCGGCGGCGGCATCATCTGGGGCCGCCAGACCGGCAATGGTCCGGTGCGCGGCATTCCCCTGCCCAAGGGCACGCCGAAGTGGGGCAGCGAGTGGAAGCGCGCGGCCAAGGACAATTTCCTGCACACCGGGCGCATCGAGTCGCAGTGCAGCAACATGGCCTACCAGGCGAACTTCCTCGATCTCGACCCGAACTACAAGGACGCCTACGGCTCGCCGCTGCTGCGGGGCACGCTGGACTGGCAGGACAACGACCTGCGCGCGTGCGCCTACGTGGCCGACAAGATGATGGAGATCGGCCGCAAGATGGGCCCGACCAGCATGTCGGGGCGCATCCTCAAGCCGGGCACGCACTGGGATACGCGTGCCTATCAGAGCACGCACATCAGCGGCGGCACGTCCATCGGCGCGGATCCGAAGACGAGCGTCGTCAACAAGTATCTGCAAAGCTGGGACGTTTCCAACCTGTTCATCCTGGGAGCCAACAATTTCGCGCACGGCCTTGGCTACAATCCGACGGGGCTGGTTGGGGGCATGGCTTACTGGGCCGCCGAAAACATCAAATCGCAATACCTGAAGGCCCCTGGTCCGATGGTGCAAGTGTGA
- a CDS encoding gluconate 2-dehydrogenase subunit 3 family protein has translation MPSSNDSGRRRFLKGSLTIAPLAAGGLSAGLLNAQETPPRDDLAKSAPAIANQPTVEHYQPTFFTPDEWAFLNAAVDRMIPKDDVGPGGVEQGVPQYIDRQMQTPYADGSRWYLQGPFFDVAPEFGYQMKLTPKQQYRLGIRAINDYCRAHYDGKTFVQLDAAQQTDLLKQIEAGKAKSPDFKMGTFFNGFLLVNVMEGYFCDPMYGGNKDMASWKMIGYPGVRADYLEWVPESKPYPYQPISMYGKRG, from the coding sequence ATGCCATCATCGAACGATAGTGGTCGCCGACGCTTTCTCAAAGGCTCGTTGACCATCGCCCCGTTGGCAGCCGGCGGCCTGTCCGCCGGCTTGCTGAATGCGCAGGAAACGCCGCCGCGCGACGACCTCGCGAAAAGCGCACCGGCCATCGCCAACCAGCCGACGGTCGAGCACTACCAGCCGACCTTCTTTACCCCCGATGAATGGGCGTTTCTGAACGCGGCCGTCGACCGCATGATTCCAAAGGACGACGTCGGTCCCGGCGGCGTCGAGCAAGGCGTGCCGCAGTACATCGACCGGCAGATGCAGACACCGTATGCCGACGGTTCGCGCTGGTACCTGCAAGGGCCGTTTTTCGACGTCGCGCCGGAATTCGGCTATCAGATGAAGCTGACGCCGAAGCAGCAGTACCGGCTCGGCATCCGCGCCATCAACGACTATTGCCGCGCGCATTACGACGGCAAGACCTTCGTGCAGCTCGACGCGGCGCAGCAGACCGACCTGCTCAAGCAGATCGAGGCCGGCAAGGCGAAGAGCCCGGATTTCAAGATGGGCACCTTCTTCAACGGTTTCCTGCTGGTCAATGTCATGGAAGGGTATTTCTGCGACCCGATGTACGGCGGCAACAAGGACATGGCGTCGTGGAAGATGATCGGCTACCCGGGCGTGCGGGCCGATTATCTGGAGTGGGTCCCCGAATCGAAACCTTACCCCTACCAGCCGATCAGCATGTACGGCAAGCGAGGCTGA
- a CDS encoding DUF3820 family protein produces the protein MDPDDLKRLVTQTMPYGKYQDRVIADLPAHYLGWFARAGFPPGQIGRLLALMYEIDHNDLRALLVPLRAAARPVSRAPSRAPDDEHQ, from the coding sequence ATGGATCCCGACGACCTGAAACGCCTCGTCACGCAGACGATGCCTTATGGAAAGTATCAGGACCGCGTGATCGCGGACCTGCCCGCCCACTATCTCGGGTGGTTCGCGCGTGCGGGGTTTCCGCCCGGGCAGATCGGTCGCCTGCTGGCGTTGATGTATGAAATCGATCACAACGATTTGCGCGCGCTGCTGGTCCCTTTGCGCGCAGCTGCAAGGCCCGTTTCCCGGGCACCCTCGCGCGCGCCGGACGACGAACATCAGTAG
- the deoC gene encoding deoxyribose-phosphate aldolase, with translation MNVEPATVAKYVDHTLLAADASREQIRKLCGEAQAHGFFSVCVNSAQVPFAADLLKGSAVKVCAVVGFPLGAGLSDTKAFEAQRAIVAGAGEIDMVLNIGWLKDGLFDDVRADIALVKQACDAVPLKVILETCLLDEAQKIRACEICRDLNVAFVKTSTGFGKAGATLEDVRLMRRVVGEHIGVKASGGVRDRATALAMIEAGATRLGTSSGVAIVGGGAGGDGY, from the coding sequence ATGAATGTCGAACCCGCAACGGTGGCGAAGTACGTCGATCATACCCTGCTCGCAGCCGACGCCAGCCGCGAGCAGATCCGCAAGCTGTGCGGGGAGGCGCAGGCACATGGCTTTTTTTCCGTGTGCGTGAATTCGGCCCAGGTGCCGTTCGCCGCGGATCTGCTGAAGGGCAGCGCGGTCAAGGTCTGCGCGGTCGTGGGTTTTCCGCTGGGTGCGGGTCTGAGCGATACCAAGGCGTTCGAGGCGCAACGCGCGATCGTCGCGGGTGCCGGCGAGATCGACATGGTGCTGAATATCGGCTGGCTGAAGGATGGGCTGTTCGACGATGTGCGCGCCGATATCGCGCTGGTCAAACAGGCGTGTGACGCGGTGCCGTTGAAGGTGATTCTCGAAACCTGTCTGCTCGATGAAGCGCAGAAGATACGGGCGTGCGAAATCTGCCGCGATCTAAACGTCGCGTTCGTCAAAACCTCGACCGGCTTCGGCAAGGCCGGCGCGACGCTGGAGGATGTACGTCTGATGCGCCGCGTGGTGGGCGAACATATCGGCGTGAAGGCATCGGGCGGCGTGCGCGACCGCGCAACCGCGCTGGCGATGATCGAGGCTGGCGCCACGCGACTGGGTACCAGTTCCGGTGTCGCGATCGTCGGCGGAGGCGCAGGGGGCGACGGCTACTGA
- the deoR gene encoding DNA-binding transcriptional repressor DeoR, translating into MESKRTVRLKSVAQTLQKQNAIHLRDMAELLDVSEMTLRRDLDQHDGDLRLLGGYITRIADPAETSDYRVNEQDSRQIEEKRRIGRLAAAFVRQGDTIFLDCGTTTPFVVDFIPDDLAFTAVCNSLNVLLRLQQKPNCTIILCGGTFHRHNLVFENRTESSVLDGIRLAHAFISAAGVSRQFGVTCFNLDEVDVKRKVLRQAQQCLLLADHTKFDTVRAAYFAELADFHFVVSDKKISRDYRDFFTAGETRLLI; encoded by the coding sequence ATGGAGAGCAAACGAACCGTCCGTCTCAAGTCCGTCGCCCAGACCCTGCAAAAGCAGAACGCGATTCATCTGCGCGACATGGCGGAACTACTCGACGTCTCGGAAATGACCCTGCGCCGCGATCTCGACCAGCACGACGGTGACCTGCGCCTGCTGGGCGGCTACATCACGCGCATCGCCGATCCCGCGGAAACCAGCGATTACCGCGTGAACGAGCAGGACAGCCGGCAGATCGAGGAAAAACGCCGCATCGGACGTCTTGCGGCGGCGTTCGTGCGACAGGGCGATACCATCTTTCTCGATTGCGGCACCACGACGCCATTCGTCGTCGATTTCATTCCCGACGACCTGGCTTTCACCGCGGTGTGCAACTCGCTGAACGTATTGCTGCGACTGCAGCAAAAACCGAACTGCACCATCATCCTCTGCGGCGGCACCTTCCACCGCCACAATCTTGTTTTCGAAAATCGTACGGAGAGCAGCGTCCTCGACGGCATCCGGCTGGCCCATGCCTTCATTTCGGCGGCGGGCGTGAGCCGACAATTCGGCGTCACCTGCTTCAACCTCGATGAGGTCGATGTCAAGCGCAAGGTGCTGCGTCAGGCGCAGCAATGTCTGCTGCTCGCCGACCACACGAAATTCGATACAGTGCGCGCGGCCTACTTCGCCGAGCTGGCGGATTTCCACTTCGTAGTCAGCGACAAGAAGATTTCCCGCGATTATCGGGACTTCTTCACGGCCGGAGAGACGCGATTACTGATCTAA
- the rbsK gene encoding ribokinase, giving the protein MSRVAVIGSNMVDLITYIDRMPAQGETLEAPGFALGCGGKGANQAIAAAKLGSDVLMVSKVGDDMFADNTLANFEKFGVDTQHVTRVPGVPSGVAPIFVQADSHNSILIVKGANAHLDAADIERADAALAECGLIVLQLEITLETVYAAIDYACRRGIPVLLNPAPALAGLSPAHLARLDFLIPNETELALITGRVVDSMDAAFAAARELTALGVRHVIVTLGEAGALYVGAEGEFRVDGRKVAARDTTGAGDAFIGCFVHHWCTGGDIRRAITYAVAYSACSVTGLGTQSSYPDAPAFETFLREIGFE; this is encoded by the coding sequence ATGAGCAGAGTCGCAGTGATCGGCAGCAATATGGTCGATCTGATCACGTATATCGACAGGATGCCCGCCCAGGGCGAGACGCTGGAGGCCCCCGGCTTCGCGCTGGGCTGCGGCGGCAAGGGAGCGAACCAGGCGATCGCCGCGGCGAAGCTGGGCAGCGACGTGCTGATGGTCAGCAAGGTGGGCGACGACATGTTCGCCGACAATACCCTCGCCAATTTCGAGAAATTCGGCGTGGACACGCAACATGTGACGCGCGTGCCCGGCGTTCCGAGCGGCGTCGCGCCGATCTTCGTGCAGGCCGACTCGCACAACAGCATCCTGATCGTGAAGGGCGCGAACGCGCATCTGGACGCGGCGGACATCGAGCGGGCGGATGCGGCGCTCGCCGAATGCGGACTGATCGTACTGCAACTCGAAATCACGCTCGAAACGGTCTATGCGGCCATCGATTATGCTTGCCGACGCGGCATTCCGGTCCTGCTCAACCCGGCGCCCGCGCTCGCGGGCCTGAGTCCCGCGCATCTGGCGCGGCTGGACTTCCTGATTCCGAACGAAACCGAACTGGCGCTGATCACCGGTCGCGTCGTCGATTCGATGGACGCCGCGTTCGCGGCGGCGCGCGAATTGACGGCGCTCGGCGTGCGTCACGTGATCGTGACGCTAGGCGAGGCCGGTGCGTTGTACGTGGGGGCGGAAGGGGAATTTCGCGTCGACGGCCGCAAGGTCGCGGCGCGCGATACCACCGGTGCCGGCGATGCCTTCATCGGCTGCTTTGTCCATCACTGGTGTACGGGCGGCGATATCCGTCGCGCGATCACGTATGCGGTCGCGTATTCGGCGTGTTCGGTCACCGGGCTCGGGACCCAGTCCTCCTATCCCGACGCGCCGGCGTTCGAAACGTTTCTACGCGAAATCGGCTTCGAATAA
- a CDS encoding MFS family transporter, with product MAVMPPSTKAIAMDRRKRILAIVGASSGNLVEWFDFYVYSFCSLYFAASFFPKGDHTSQLLNTAGVFAAGFLMRPIGGWLFGRIADRHGRRKSMLIAITMMCGGSLLIACLPTYASIGAVAPLLLLIARLFQGLSVGGEYGTSATYMSEIALRGERGFFASFQYVTLIGGQLLAVLVIVILQAVLSDAQLHAWGWRIPFALGALSAVVSLNLRRSLAETASEASRTHKDAGSLKGLFRHKAVFVTVVGYTAGGSLIFYTFTTYMQKYLVNTAGMPAKTVSFVMTGALFVYMLMQPLFGALSDRIGRRNSMFAFGILGALLTVPLLTALRDVRSPWAAFGLLVVALAVVSLYTSISGLIKAEVFPPEVRALGVGLAYAIANAVFGGSAEFVGLMLKSAGIESAFYWYVTALIVIGLFFSWRLPRPGEGYLDEAP from the coding sequence ATGGCAGTCATGCCCCCGAGCACGAAAGCAATCGCCATGGACCGCAGGAAACGAATTCTCGCCATCGTGGGTGCGTCGTCCGGTAATCTTGTAGAGTGGTTCGATTTTTACGTTTATTCTTTTTGTTCATTATATTTCGCGGCTTCTTTTTTTCCGAAGGGGGATCACACCAGCCAATTGCTGAATACCGCGGGCGTTTTCGCGGCGGGTTTTCTCATGCGGCCGATCGGCGGCTGGTTGTTCGGGCGTATCGCCGACAGGCATGGCCGCCGCAAATCGATGCTGATCGCCATCACGATGATGTGCGGCGGCTCTCTGCTGATCGCCTGCTTGCCGACCTATGCCAGCATCGGCGCCGTCGCGCCCTTGCTGCTGCTGATCGCCCGTCTGTTTCAGGGCTTGTCGGTGGGGGGCGAATACGGTACCAGCGCCACGTATATGAGCGAAATCGCGCTGCGCGGCGAGCGCGGATTCTTCGCGTCGTTTCAGTACGTGACGTTGATCGGCGGGCAGTTGCTGGCGGTGCTGGTGATCGTCATTCTGCAGGCGGTGCTGAGCGATGCGCAACTGCATGCCTGGGGATGGCGCATCCCGTTCGCGCTCGGCGCCCTTTCCGCGGTCGTTTCCCTGAATTTACGCCGTTCCCTGGCCGAGACGGCATCCGAGGCATCGCGCACCCACAAGGACGCGGGTTCCCTGAAGGGCCTGTTCAGGCACAAGGCGGTCTTCGTCACCGTGGTGGGCTATACCGCGGGCGGCTCGCTGATCTTCTACACGTTCACGACGTACATGCAGAAGTACCTGGTCAACACCGCCGGCATGCCGGCCAAGACGGTGAGTTTCGTGATGACGGGCGCCCTGTTCGTCTACATGCTGATGCAGCCCCTGTTCGGCGCGTTGTCGGACCGCATCGGCCGCCGCAATTCCATGTTCGCCTTCGGCATTCTCGGCGCGTTGCTGACGGTGCCGCTGCTCACGGCGCTGCGGGACGTGCGCAGCCCCTGGGCGGCGTTCGGTCTGCTGGTGGTGGCGCTGGCCGTGGTGAGTCTCTATACGTCGATCAGCGGCCTGATCAAGGCCGAGGTGTTTCCCCCCGAGGTCAGGGCACTGGGTGTCGGGCTGGCGTATGCCATCGCCAACGCGGTCTTCGGGGGCTCGGCCGAGTTCGTCGGCCTGATGCTCAAGTCGGCGGGGATCGAAAGCGCGTTTTATTGGTATGTGACCGCGCTGATCGTCATCGGCCTGTTCTTTTCCTGGCGGTTGCCGCGGCCGGGCGAGGGATATCTGGACGAGGCGCCGTAG
- a CDS encoding alpha/beta hydrolase family protein codes for MALTGPSPDATFRYGGAASQKAELFLPEGNGPFPVVVLLHGGCWNSQYQGLTQLRALAAAFASQGIAVWNVEYRRVDEAGGGYPGTYRDVDAAIDLLVKTAPDVGIDTRRVVAVGHSAGAQLALWAAARARIPAGSPLAVTNPLPISHVVTLGGLLDLRRDADAIRDACGLDVAALTGTPDAARTDVYADTSPAAMLPTGIATVAINGAEDGVAPPELARRYAARATQAGDRVRTIVIPDAGHFDEVMPVPPVWPTLLATVRRALGMAQR; via the coding sequence ATGGCGCTCACCGGCCCGTCGCCGGACGCGACCTTCCGCTACGGCGGCGCGGCGTCCCAAAAAGCCGAACTTTTCCTGCCTGAAGGCAACGGCCCGTTTCCCGTCGTGGTGCTGCTGCACGGCGGTTGCTGGAACAGCCAGTACCAGGGGTTGACGCAGCTCCGCGCGCTGGCCGCCGCCTTCGCGAGCCAGGGCATCGCGGTGTGGAATGTCGAGTACCGTCGCGTGGACGAAGCGGGAGGGGGCTATCCCGGGACCTACCGCGATGTCGACGCCGCCATCGATCTGCTGGTGAAGACCGCGCCGGACGTCGGTATCGACACGCGCCGGGTGGTGGCGGTGGGGCATTCGGCCGGCGCGCAACTGGCGCTCTGGGCGGCGGCCCGCGCACGTATTCCCGCCGGCAGCCCGTTGGCGGTGACAAACCCTTTGCCCATCTCCCATGTGGTGACGCTGGGTGGCCTGCTGGATCTACGCCGCGACGCCGACGCGATTCGCGATGCCTGCGGCCTGGACGTCGCCGCGCTGACCGGGACGCCCGACGCCGCACGCACGGACGTCTACGCGGATACCTCGCCCGCCGCGATGTTGCCCACCGGAATCGCCACGGTGGCGATCAATGGCGCGGAGGACGGGGTGGCGCCGCCGGAACTCGCGCGCCGGTACGCGGCGCGTGCCACGCAGGCCGGCGACCGGGTGCGCACCATCGTCATTCCCGACGCCGGACACTTCGATGAAGTGATGCCGGTGCCGCCGGTCTGGCCGACCTTGCTCGCCACCGTGCGCCGTGCGCTGGGAATGGCGCAACGCTGA
- a CDS encoding TOBE domain-containing protein, with product MRTSARNHFSGKVTDVKQGAVNDEILLRSDEGIEIVAVITHGSAASLGLAAGTAAFALVKASSIIVMVDAADNQVSARNRLAGTVSRLTLGAVNAEVVIAVDGGAEVVAIVTNESAARLGLAAGKPATAIFKASSVIIGVDA from the coding sequence ATGCGAACGAGTGCCCGCAATCATTTTTCCGGCAAGGTGACCGACGTCAAGCAAGGCGCGGTCAACGACGAGATTCTCCTGCGTTCGGACGAAGGCATCGAGATCGTCGCGGTCATCACGCATGGCAGTGCCGCGTCGCTCGGGCTGGCGGCGGGCACGGCCGCCTTTGCGCTGGTCAAGGCCTCGTCGATCATCGTCATGGTGGACGCGGCCGACAACCAGGTGTCCGCCCGCAATCGTCTGGCCGGTACGGTGTCCCGGTTGACGCTCGGCGCGGTCAACGCCGAAGTCGTGATCGCGGTGGATGGCGGCGCGGAAGTGGTCGCGATCGTGACGAACGAAAGCGCGGCGCGTCTGGGCCTGGCGGCCGGCAAGCCGGCGACGGCGATCTTCAAGGCGTCCAGCGTGATCATCGGCGTAGACGCATAA
- a CDS encoding GNAT family N-acetyltransferase, with protein sequence MRPDESCAMHAAVTYRPAVASDLPAICELGQSLNSIHHRARPDIYRDACSDPQRDSAHWEISLQGGDHAAFVAERASLAVGFITVQLSRPTSPLMQPLRFAQIRSVGVSDAQRGQGIGRALIGLAESWAVARGAAEVRLTVWTFNASAVRLYEELGYNAFALEMSKRATSIVASPVR encoded by the coding sequence ATGCGCCCGGACGAATCCTGCGCGATGCATGCCGCGGTAACGTACCGTCCCGCCGTCGCGTCGGACCTTCCGGCGATTTGCGAACTGGGACAGTCGCTCAATAGCATTCACCATCGCGCGCGTCCCGACATCTATCGGGATGCCTGCTCCGACCCGCAACGGGACAGCGCGCACTGGGAGATCAGTCTGCAGGGCGGGGATCACGCGGCGTTCGTCGCCGAACGAGCCAGCCTCGCCGTAGGCTTCATCACGGTACAGCTGTCGCGCCCCACCAGCCCCTTGATGCAGCCGCTCCGGTTCGCCCAGATCCGTTCGGTGGGCGTGAGCGACGCGCAGCGGGGGCAGGGCATCGGCCGCGCGTTGATCGGCCTCGCGGAATCCTGGGCGGTGGCGCGGGGCGCGGCCGAGGTCCGGCTGACGGTATGGACGTTCAACGCGTCCGCCGTGCGCCTGTACGAGGAACTTGGCTACAACGCGTTCGCCCTCGAAATGAGCAAGCGCGCCACATCTATCGTTGCGTCGCCGGTCCGCTGA
- a CDS encoding transporter substrate-binding domain-containing protein, producing MTEHLHRRTFLKGGAVLAAAAGGGFARLAAAAAVDPAPAGGSPASALPPVDAALQRAFAPSGTLRVSVNVGNPLLAERAPDTGRLSGISVDLARELARRLDLPLEMITVTEASLSVDAVTRDRSDIGFFALAHGSGGAIHFTAPYLLLLANYLVHRDAAFQSPDDVDRPGVRVVVAKGSAYDLYLGGALRHAELVRADGAAAVIKAFMADPSAVAAGIKTQLVSEARQLDGVRLLDAPFTYIQQALGIGARHGADAAAWLDAFVALMLRDGFIAAAVARHHLTGVVVPAAKQP from the coding sequence ATGACCGAACATCTTCACAGGCGGACTTTTCTGAAAGGCGGTGCGGTGTTGGCCGCGGCTGCGGGAGGAGGATTCGCACGGCTCGCGGCGGCCGCGGCCGTCGATCCCGCGCCCGCCGGCGGTTCCCCGGCGTCCGCGTTGCCGCCGGTGGATGCCGCGTTGCAGCGGGCCTTCGCGCCGTCCGGCACCTTGCGCGTATCGGTCAATGTCGGCAATCCCTTGCTGGCAGAGCGCGCGCCCGACACCGGACGCCTGTCCGGCATTTCCGTCGATCTTGCCCGGGAACTCGCGCGGCGGCTCGATTTGCCGCTGGAAATGATCACCGTCACCGAGGCGTCCCTGTCGGTGGACGCCGTTACCCGGGATCGCTCGGATATCGGTTTCTTCGCGCTGGCGCACGGCAGCGGCGGCGCCATCCATTTCACTGCGCCCTATCTGCTGCTCCTGGCGAATTATCTCGTGCATCGCGACGCCGCGTTTCAGTCTCCGGACGATGTCGACCGGCCCGGCGTGCGCGTCGTGGTCGCCAAGGGCAGCGCCTACGATCTCTATCTGGGTGGTGCCCTGCGGCATGCCGAACTGGTTCGGGCCGATGGCGCGGCCGCCGTCATCAAGGCCTTCATGGCCGACCCGTCCGCGGTCGCCGCCGGCATCAAGACGCAACTGGTGTCCGAGGCGCGCCAGCTCGACGGCGTGCGGCTGCTCGACGCGCCGTTCACGTATATCCAGCAGGCACTGGGAATCGGCGCGCGGCATGGCGCCGACGCGGCCGCCTGGCTCGACGCCTTCGTCGCGCTGATGCTGCGCGATGGCTTCATCGCGGCCGCGGTGGCGCGCCATCACCTGACGGGCGTGGTCGTGCCCGCCGCCAAACAACCCTGA